One Acidimicrobiia bacterium genomic window carries:
- a CDS encoding YbaK/EbsC family protein has protein sequence MDIEARVKQAADATGVPYTLIPCDPELADTAMFCAHYGYPESQSANTIVVASKRPQGHNAACVVLATTRLDVNKKVRDLLGVRKLSFAPPDLTAEITGMTMGGVTPFGLPEGLPLYIDDRVMGCDWVILGGGSRSLKLQASPEILSALPSALVVRDLAFE, from the coding sequence GTGGATATCGAAGCACGGGTCAAGCAGGCTGCGGACGCCACCGGTGTCCCCTACACGCTCATCCCCTGCGACCCGGAGCTCGCCGACACGGCGATGTTCTGCGCTCACTACGGCTACCCGGAGAGCCAGTCGGCCAACACCATCGTCGTCGCCTCGAAGAGACCGCAAGGGCACAACGCCGCCTGCGTCGTCCTCGCCACCACCCGGCTCGACGTCAACAAGAAGGTGCGCGATCTGCTCGGCGTGAGAAAGCTCTCCTTCGCGCCGCCGGACCTGACGGCCGAGATCACGGGCATGACCATGGGCGGGGTGACCCCCTTCGGGCTCCCGGAAGGCTTGCCGCTCTACATCGACGACAGGGTGATGGGGTGCGACTGGGTCATCCTCGGCGGTGGCAGCCGCTCGCTCAAGCTGCAGGCGTCACCGGAGATCCTCTCCGCCCTTCCGAGCGCACTCGTGGTTCGCGACCTGGCGTTCGAGTGA
- a CDS encoding deoxynucleoside kinase, with protein MAERRRPRVYYAAGLFNEGERSFNLRAKEILDDLGYQVWFPQLDAGFLEDYMVDGLTLEQARDAIFRKNLVAVEQADVLVFNLDGRVPDEGACIEAGIAYGRGKRVIGLQTDFRAVEPGGNNLMIDGIIDYQIAGSLDDLKEMLAPDRIEIDLRADESITIDLRSRRPYIAVSGPLGVGKTSLVDLLTSKGRWHALDEPIDENPYLSDVYANLKDLGFRMQTYYLAQRARQHQASAGIDKPVVQERCIQEDGLVFFHAYHAAGAYDSNDLATLLSLYEALAAQLPTPDAIVVPWAPFDLTLERIAARGRIAEREIDHSFLEGVYDRYSDWLVDYSEIPIVKIDSSLLDFVHSPEDQAETLRQIDKALEGVGLTV; from the coding sequence ATGGCGGAGCGCCGCCGACCACGGGTGTACTACGCGGCTGGCCTGTTCAACGAGGGCGAGCGGTCGTTCAACCTGCGCGCCAAGGAGATCCTCGACGACCTCGGCTACCAGGTCTGGTTCCCACAGTTGGACGCCGGCTTCCTCGAGGACTACATGGTCGACGGGCTGACCCTCGAACAGGCGAGGGACGCCATCTTTCGCAAGAACCTCGTCGCGGTCGAGCAAGCGGACGTCCTCGTCTTCAACCTCGATGGACGTGTCCCCGACGAGGGAGCATGCATCGAGGCGGGCATCGCCTACGGACGGGGCAAGCGCGTCATAGGCCTCCAAACCGACTTTCGCGCCGTTGAGCCGGGCGGCAACAACCTCATGATCGACGGCATCATCGACTACCAGATCGCCGGGAGCCTCGACGACCTGAAAGAGATGCTCGCTCCCGACCGGATCGAGATCGACCTGCGGGCCGACGAGTCGATCACGATCGACCTGCGCTCGCGACGTCCGTACATCGCCGTGTCCGGGCCGCTCGGGGTCGGCAAGACGTCCCTCGTCGATCTGCTGACCTCGAAAGGCCGGTGGCATGCGCTCGACGAGCCGATCGACGAGAACCCGTACCTGTCCGACGTCTACGCCAACCTCAAGGACCTCGGGTTCCGCATGCAGACGTACTACCTGGCCCAACGGGCTCGCCAGCATCAGGCGTCGGCGGGGATCGACAAGCCGGTCGTCCAGGAGCGGTGCATCCAGGAGGACGGGTTGGTCTTCTTCCACGCATACCACGCTGCCGGCGCGTACGACTCGAACGATCTCGCCACCTTGCTGTCGCTCTACGAGGCGCTCGCCGCTCAATTGCCGACGCCGGACGCAATCGTCGTCCCGTGGGCGCCATTCGATCTGACCCTCGAACGGATCGCGGCGAGGGGCAGGATCGCAGAGCGCGAAATCGATCATTCCTTCCTCGAGGGCGTCTACGATCGCTACTCGGACTGGCTGGTCGACTATTCGGAGATCCCGATCGTGAAGATCGATTCGAGCCTGCTCGACTTCGTGCACTCCCCCGAGGACCAGGCCGAGACGTTGCGCCAGATCGACAAGGCGCTCGAAGGCGTCGGCCTGACCGTGTGA
- a CDS encoding permease-like cell division protein FtsX, with protein MRLQYVLGEAFHNMGRNALVVLGAVLAVFISLFLTFSTLLFGEIVRVNTVKWSEDVRVEAYVSDELDGPGVQTLQETIDGWEDVAEVRFVSKSQALEIARDQFEDDPTVLELIEENPAIIPASFRIQPSDLKDYDGIVSRLEGTRGVDSVASAGAAVDRITALRDGLRVFSWVLAVALGVAAVALIANTIHMAVYARREEIEIMKLVGASNWFVRTPFLLEGMLEGFLGALLAVVLAVGVYRLGETQLDGLPDFIDLTIGSNFLVKAAVLVMVFGVAVGAVGSAISLAVHRYIRT; from the coding sequence ATGCGCCTCCAGTACGTCCTCGGCGAGGCATTCCACAACATGGGCCGGAACGCTCTCGTGGTCCTCGGCGCCGTCCTGGCGGTGTTCATCTCGCTGTTCCTCACGTTCTCGACGCTGCTCTTCGGCGAGATCGTCAGGGTCAACACGGTCAAGTGGTCCGAGGACGTGAGGGTCGAGGCCTACGTCAGCGACGAGCTCGACGGCCCAGGTGTGCAGACCCTCCAAGAGACCATCGACGGATGGGAGGACGTCGCCGAAGTGCGCTTCGTCTCGAAGTCGCAGGCGCTCGAGATCGCCCGCGATCAGTTCGAGGACGACCCGACTGTGCTCGAGCTCATCGAGGAGAACCCGGCGATCATCCCGGCGTCCTTCAGGATCCAGCCGTCCGACCTCAAGGACTACGACGGGATCGTGAGCCGCCTCGAGGGGACCCGCGGCGTCGACTCGGTCGCCTCGGCAGGCGCCGCCGTCGACAGGATCACGGCGTTGCGGGACGGACTGCGCGTGTTCTCGTGGGTGCTCGCCGTCGCCCTCGGCGTCGCCGCCGTCGCCCTGATCGCCAACACGATCCACATGGCGGTGTACGCCAGGCGCGAAGAGATAGAGATCATGAAGCTCGTCGGGGCGTCGAACTGGTTCGTGCGCACGCCCTTCCTGCTCGAAGGGATGCTCGAAGGCTTCCTGGGTGCCTTGCTGGCGGTCGTCCTCGCCGTCGGCGTGTACCGGCTCGGTGAGACCCAGCTCGACGGGCTGCCGGACTTCATCGACCTCACGATCGGCAGCAACTTCCTCGTGAAGGCTGCCGTCCTGGTCATGGTGTTCGGGGTCGCGGTCGGAGCCGTCGGGAGCGCCATCAGCCTCGCCGTGCACCGTTACATCAGAACCTGA
- a CDS encoding DMT family transporter: MPQAVGLALAAAFLWATSFVWIKQGLEEIPPITFASLRYLIGAVALAVYRLARPTRKVTITPSAGRTMTALGLLLYAVVPALLFLGLDLVEAVSFNFVFQAGIPLVLAFTAGTLLHEPTSRWEFVGVVVVVAGIYVFFPALPTGSEAAGLLLAAGAAVGIGVSNLLQRRLMRDGAVFSIDATLVPMAVGSIALLGVALIVEAFPPLTVRSLSLLLLLGIVNTAVAFTLWHRAMKTLNALHAGVIATTQLVEVALLAWLFLGEDLTIGRITGSVIVIGGIVIVHVSKAKAARGVGLDVPLVIEA, from the coding sequence GTGCCCCAAGCCGTCGGCTTGGCGCTCGCGGCTGCGTTCTTGTGGGCGACATCCTTCGTGTGGATCAAGCAAGGGCTCGAGGAGATCCCGCCCATCACGTTCGCTTCCTTGCGGTACCTCATCGGAGCGGTGGCGCTGGCCGTCTATCGCCTCGCCCGGCCGACCCGCAAGGTGACGATCACGCCGAGCGCGGGCCGCACGATGACTGCGCTCGGTCTCCTCCTCTACGCCGTCGTGCCCGCCTTGCTGTTCCTGGGCCTCGATCTGGTCGAGGCCGTCAGCTTCAACTTCGTCTTCCAGGCCGGGATCCCCCTCGTGCTCGCCTTCACGGCCGGCACCCTCCTCCACGAGCCCACATCGCGCTGGGAGTTCGTGGGCGTAGTCGTCGTCGTCGCCGGGATCTACGTCTTCTTCCCCGCCCTTCCGACAGGGTCGGAGGCCGCCGGGCTGCTCCTGGCCGCCGGCGCAGCCGTCGGCATCGGCGTCTCCAACCTGCTGCAGCGTCGACTGATGCGGGACGGCGCCGTCTTCAGCATCGACGCCACCTTGGTTCCGATGGCCGTCGGTAGCATCGCGTTGCTCGGCGTCGCTCTCATCGTCGAGGCCTTCCCTCCTCTCACCGTGCGCTCGCTGTCGCTGCTGCTCCTGCTCGGCATCGTCAACACTGCGGTGGCCTTCACCCTGTGGCATAGGGCGATGAAGACGCTCAACGCACTCCACGCAGGCGTGATCGCCACCACCCAACTCGTCGAGGTGGCCCTCCTGGCGTGGTTGTTCCTCGGCGAGGACCTCACCATCGGAAGGATCACCGGCTCGGTCATCGTCATCGGCGGGATCGTCATCGTGCACGTGAGCAAGGCCAAGGCCGCCAGGGGTGTCGGCCTCGACGTGCCGCTCGTGATCGAGGCGTAG
- the smpB gene encoding SsrA-binding protein SmpB, with translation MTKQDAGRRVVATNRKARHDYDVLDTYECGIALTGSEVKSLRAAQVQMKDAYGTLRDGEIWLENLHIAPYQFARDGGHDPERSRKLLLHRRQIDTLVGKLREEGLTLVPLSIYFSGGLAKVEMALAKGRRAYDKRQKIREREQRREMERATRQR, from the coding sequence ATGACCAAACAAGATGCGGGCCGCAGGGTCGTCGCCACCAACCGGAAGGCTCGCCACGACTACGACGTTCTCGACACCTACGAGTGCGGTATCGCCCTGACCGGCTCCGAGGTGAAGAGCCTGCGGGCGGCCCAGGTGCAGATGAAGGATGCATACGGCACTCTGCGCGACGGCGAGATCTGGCTCGAGAACCTGCACATCGCCCCCTATCAGTTCGCCAGGGACGGGGGGCACGACCCCGAGAGGTCACGCAAGCTGCTCCTCCATCGGCGCCAGATCGACACGCTGGTCGGCAAGCTCCGCGAGGAGGGCCTCACGCTCGTGCCCCTGTCGATCTACTTCAGCGGAGGGCTCGCCAAGGTCGAGATGGCGCTGGCCAAGGGCCGCCGGGCTTACGACAAGCGCCAGAAGATCAGGGAGCGCGAGCAGCGTCGCGAGATGGAGCGGGCGACCAGGCAGCGCTGA
- a CDS encoding GNAT family N-acetyltransferase → MGVVIRRGTSDDIPRLTEIYNHWIVGTHVSFDREPQTEEWRRAWFEKYSDDGRYQLFVGEVDGVIVGMSYSSPFRAKEAYETTVETTVVLDEAAIGHGYGRMLLERLVEELEKTDTHRAIAGVALPNDASVMLHADLGYRTVGVYDEVGRKFGKYWSVQMMERRLDG, encoded by the coding sequence ATGGGCGTCGTCATCCGCCGCGGCACGAGCGACGACATCCCGAGACTCACGGAGATCTACAACCATTGGATCGTCGGCACCCATGTCTCATTCGATCGGGAGCCACAGACCGAGGAGTGGCGGCGTGCCTGGTTCGAGAAGTACTCCGACGACGGGCGCTACCAACTGTTCGTCGGCGAGGTGGATGGCGTCATCGTCGGGATGTCGTACAGCAGCCCGTTCCGCGCCAAGGAGGCGTACGAGACGACGGTCGAGACCACGGTCGTGCTCGACGAGGCCGCCATCGGTCACGGCTACGGCCGCATGCTCTTGGAGCGGCTCGTCGAGGAGCTCGAGAAGACGGATACGCACCGGGCCATCGCTGGGGTCGCCCTCCCGAACGATGCCTCGGTCATGCTCCATGCCGACCTCGGCTACCGCACGGTGGGCGTCTACGACGAGGTGGGCCGCAAGTTCGGCAAGTACTGGTCGGTGCAGATGATGGAGCGCCGGCTCGACGGCTGA